The proteins below come from a single Micromonospora citrea genomic window:
- a CDS encoding RNA polymerase sigma factor — translation MDEALLRSLTPVVLGILVRRGATFAAAEDAVQDALVEAVRVWPADPPRDPKGWLVTVAWRRFLDAARADAARRRREDLVDVEPAPGPVPAFDDTLQLYFLCAHPALTPSSAVALTLRAVGGLTTRQIAQAYLVPEATMAQRISRAKRTVSGVRFDRSGDVATVLRVLYLVFNEGYSGDVDLAAEAIRLTRQLATAIDHPEVAGLLALMLLHHARRAARIAPDGSLVPLAEQDRRRWDTRSIAEGVEILRAALARDRLGEFQAQAAIAALHADAPTAGETDWVQIVEWYDELARLTDSPVVRLNRAVAVGEADGPRAGLAALAALDDSLPRHAAVAAYLHERDGDLATAARLYADAAHKAPNLAERDHLTRQAARLNARLRP, via the coding sequence ATGGACGAGGCCCTGCTGCGGAGCCTCACCCCGGTCGTGCTCGGCATCCTCGTCCGTCGCGGAGCCACCTTCGCGGCGGCCGAGGACGCCGTGCAGGACGCGCTGGTCGAGGCCGTCCGCGTCTGGCCCGCCGACCCGCCACGCGATCCGAAGGGCTGGCTGGTCACCGTGGCCTGGCGCAGGTTCCTCGACGCGGCCCGCGCCGACGCCGCCCGACGCCGGCGCGAGGACCTCGTCGACGTCGAGCCCGCGCCCGGCCCCGTGCCCGCGTTCGACGACACGCTCCAGCTCTACTTCCTGTGCGCCCACCCGGCGCTGACGCCGTCGTCCGCGGTCGCGCTCACGCTGCGCGCCGTCGGCGGACTGACCACCCGCCAGATCGCCCAGGCGTACCTGGTCCCCGAGGCGACCATGGCGCAGCGCATCAGCCGCGCCAAGCGCACCGTCTCCGGCGTCCGGTTCGACCGGTCGGGCGACGTCGCCACCGTGCTGCGCGTGCTCTACCTCGTCTTCAACGAGGGCTACTCCGGCGACGTCGACCTGGCGGCCGAGGCCATCCGGCTCACCCGGCAGCTCGCGACCGCGATCGACCATCCCGAGGTGGCGGGGCTGCTCGCCCTCATGCTGCTGCACCACGCCCGGCGCGCCGCCCGGATCGCGCCTGACGGCAGCCTGGTGCCGCTGGCCGAGCAGGACCGCCGCCGGTGGGACACCAGGTCGATCGCCGAGGGCGTCGAGATCCTGCGGGCGGCCCTCGCCCGCGACCGGCTGGGCGAGTTCCAGGCCCAGGCCGCCATCGCCGCGCTGCACGCCGACGCGCCCACCGCCGGAGAGACCGACTGGGTGCAGATCGTCGAGTGGTACGACGAGCTCGCGCGGCTGACCGACAGCCCGGTCGTCCGGCTCAACCGCGCGGTGGCCGTCGGCGAGGCCGACGGCCCGCGCGCCGGCCTGGCGGCGCTCGCGGCCCTGGACGACTCGCTGCCCCGCCACGCCGCGGTGGCGGCGTACCTCCACGAGCGCGACGGCGACCTCGCGACGGCGGCGAGACTGTACGCCGACGCGGCCCACAAGGCCCCCAACCTCGCCGAACGCGACCACCTGACGCGGCAGGCCGCCCGCCTCAACGCCCGCCTGCGCCCCTGA
- a CDS encoding MFS transporter: MRRRESIVPLSAGHACVDFYQGAVTALVPFFVAERSYTYAAASGIVLAASLLSSLAQPLFGALTDRRALPWLLPVSTLLAGAGTAFAGVIASYATTLTLVAIAGIGVAAYHPESARLARRASRGSHTAMGWFSLGGNLGFACAPLLVALVMAGGGLGLTPVLIVPALVGAALCAPALRGADTGSAARTGARTGGADLRSFAVLTLTLICRSVVFIGLGTFISLYAQERTGGGASAGAIALFLLYLGGAAGTVVGGRLADRWDRVTVVRWSCLLTLPAVAGVVLVPGPALYLFVLLTSAGLYIPFSLQVTLGQDYLPNHVGTASGITLGLTISVGGLASPLIGALADATSLRTALAPLIVLPALAWLLVRLLAEPPAPPLAEPAPRPPLSGVGSTGG, encoded by the coding sequence GTGCGAAGACGCGAATCGATCGTCCCGCTGTCGGCCGGGCATGCGTGTGTGGACTTCTACCAGGGAGCGGTGACGGCGCTGGTGCCGTTCTTCGTCGCCGAGCGGTCGTACACGTACGCCGCCGCCTCGGGCATCGTGCTGGCCGCCTCGTTGCTCTCCTCGCTCGCGCAGCCACTGTTCGGCGCGCTGACCGACCGGCGGGCGCTGCCCTGGCTGCTGCCGGTCAGCACGCTGCTGGCCGGGGCCGGCACCGCGTTCGCCGGCGTCATCGCCTCCTACGCGACGACGCTGACACTCGTCGCGATCGCCGGCATCGGCGTGGCCGCGTACCATCCCGAGTCCGCCCGCCTCGCCCGCCGGGCCAGTCGGGGCAGCCACACCGCGATGGGCTGGTTCTCCCTCGGCGGGAACCTCGGCTTCGCGTGCGCGCCCCTGCTGGTCGCCCTGGTGATGGCAGGGGGTGGCCTGGGGCTGACACCCGTGCTCATCGTTCCGGCCCTGGTCGGCGCCGCGCTGTGCGCGCCCGCGCTGCGTGGCGCGGACACCGGGTCGGCCGCCCGCACCGGAGCCCGGACCGGCGGAGCCGACCTCAGGTCGTTCGCCGTCCTGACGCTGACCCTGATCTGCCGGTCCGTCGTCTTCATCGGCCTCGGCACCTTCATCTCGCTCTACGCCCAGGAACGCACCGGCGGCGGCGCGTCCGCCGGCGCCATCGCGCTGTTCCTGCTCTACCTGGGCGGCGCGGCCGGTACCGTGGTCGGCGGCCGGCTGGCCGACCGGTGGGACCGGGTGACCGTGGTCCGGTGGTCCTGCCTCCTGACGCTGCCCGCCGTCGCCGGGGTGGTTCTCGTGCCGGGGCCGGCCCTCTACCTCTTCGTGCTGCTCACCTCCGCCGGCCTCTACATCCCGTTCTCGCTGCAGGTCACGCTCGGCCAGGACTACCTGCCCAACCACGTCGGCACCGCCAGCGGGATCACGCTGGGTCTCACGATCAGCGTCGGCGGCCTGGCCAGTCCGCTCATCGGCGCGCTCGCGGACGCCACGTCGCTGCGCACGGCACTCGCGCCGCTGATCGTCCTGCCGGCGCTGGCCTGGTTGCTCGTCCGGCTCCTCGCCGAGCCACCGGCGCCACCCCTCGCCGAGCCGGCGCCGCGGCCGCCGCTCTCCGGCGTCGGTTCCACCGGCGGGTGA
- a CDS encoding 2OG-Fe(II) oxygenase, which translates to MYADSTRRDARRRVDETDWVALAEALDATGCALTSELLDPGQCQAVAGLFERAELFRSTVDMARHRFGSGTYRYFTHELPPVVAELREALYPRLVAVARDWAERLGRPAPWPDDLHEWLATCHAAGQDRSAQILLRYGQGDWNALHRDVFGDLVFPLQVVIGLDAYGADYTGGEFLLVEQRPRAQSRGTTVALPRGHGLVFTTRDRPVRTRRGWSAGSVRHGVSVVHSGRRHALGLVFHDA; encoded by the coding sequence ATGTACGCCGACAGCACCCGTCGAGACGCCCGCCGGCGCGTCGACGAGACGGACTGGGTCGCGCTCGCCGAGGCGCTGGACGCGACCGGCTGCGCCCTGACCTCCGAGCTGCTCGACCCCGGGCAGTGTCAGGCCGTCGCCGGGCTGTTCGAGCGGGCTGAGCTGTTCCGCAGCACCGTCGACATGGCCCGGCACCGCTTCGGCTCCGGAACGTACCGCTACTTCACCCACGAGTTGCCCCCCGTGGTCGCCGAACTGCGCGAGGCTCTCTACCCGCGCCTGGTGGCGGTGGCCCGCGACTGGGCCGAGCGGCTCGGTCGGCCCGCACCCTGGCCGGACGACCTGCACGAGTGGCTGGCGACGTGTCACGCGGCGGGGCAGGACCGCTCCGCGCAGATCCTGCTGCGTTACGGGCAGGGCGACTGGAACGCCCTGCACCGCGACGTCTTCGGTGATCTCGTCTTCCCACTCCAGGTGGTGATCGGCCTCGACGCGTACGGCGCCGACTACACCGGGGGCGAGTTCCTGCTCGTCGAGCAGCGGCCCCGCGCCCAGTCGCGCGGCACGACCGTCGCCCTGCCCCGGGGACACGGCCTCGTCTTCACCACCCGGGACCGCCCCGTCCGCACCAGGCGCGGCTGGTCCGCCGGCTCCGTTCGGCACGGGGTCAGCGTCGTCCACTCCGGCCGCCGCCACGCCCTCGGCCTGGTCTTCCACGATGCGTAG
- a CDS encoding helix-turn-helix transcriptional regulator, whose amino-acid sequence MDRLVGRSSETRLLREACNRNNVPMCATFVLYGDPGIGKTELLREFGEFAADVGIRVFRGRGTGDGRPFGTARDLVEDCFRTVGSAASAGLRPADVRVLRRLSRTAALLLPGPDPTAEEPAVEPRRVHEAVCSLLEAVSAEPAAVVLLDDLHRADENSVELFEQLLRRPRRGRLVVGAAVRPRQAPARLLRAVADAERRDDATIVDLAPLRPGDAGQLVDSWGVPPRCREAVLAAGDGNPLYLTALALAHRDASSSALPPPVPTCRDALLHLELPRPAHAALSADFDGLSARQSMVASAAALAGESFDPGLVAAVCRLTPGEVYAVLDALVDRDLIRPVPGGFRYRHPLLRIVAYGAASPVWRLDAHRAVEAALRDRGAAPSVRAGHVERYAVAGERAAVDTLVAAAVAAAETAPATSAHWLTVALRLLPGDEDSSAIEQRLRILRARSLAVAGRLQLSREQLHDVRRCLSAGSVEQRIEVAALSALVDRLLGRHVEARARLLREIEALPDRRTGPAVRLRLELAATWLCDRVPAEAPAWADETRELAAASGDPALLAAALAVNVATRVAAGTFTDQTSALADDAAAHVDALPDGDLRSNLEIVWFMSWAEIGLERFGAAQRHLARGLQLARVGGQHHLTTHLLHGQATVHALLGRLDAAAACAREALSAAAGTDSEVLRTLALTQTAWTAIWQGRLPEAVADATEAVRCARPETGWYGRSAQATLACARLHAGEPADCADLLGAGPAHDTGGLVVARSFWYYLLAVANAERGETATARGWAERAEHAAPPSLALPRAFAHLAHASALAGDPAAAAVAAQRAAALFEPAGTRLYAGRAHLSAAVAFGSAGRLGPARAAFARARAHFEQCGAERYLAEAVREERRMNSRRPRQRARVAAEDGVGRPERPALTDRELEVARMVTTGLTNDQIARRLFLSPRTIEAHLHRIFAKLGVNSRTAVAAILAAGIPPAPLQGIGIGQGKRNAMGQLA is encoded by the coding sequence ATGGACAGACTTGTCGGGCGATCGTCCGAAACGCGTCTCCTGCGGGAGGCGTGCAATCGGAACAACGTGCCCATGTGCGCCACATTCGTGCTGTACGGCGACCCCGGCATCGGTAAGACCGAATTGCTGAGGGAATTCGGCGAATTCGCGGCCGACGTGGGCATCCGCGTTTTCCGGGGGCGCGGCACCGGCGACGGCCGACCGTTCGGGACGGCACGCGACCTGGTCGAGGACTGCTTCCGTACCGTCGGCTCGGCGGCGTCCGCCGGCCTGCGGCCGGCGGACGTCCGGGTCCTGCGCCGACTGTCCCGAACAGCCGCCCTCCTGCTGCCCGGGCCGGATCCGACGGCCGAGGAGCCGGCCGTCGAGCCCCGGCGGGTGCACGAGGCGGTCTGTTCCCTGCTGGAGGCCGTCAGCGCCGAACCGGCGGCGGTGGTCCTCCTCGACGACCTGCACCGAGCCGACGAGAACTCCGTCGAACTGTTCGAACAACTGCTGCGCCGCCCGCGCAGGGGACGGCTCGTCGTCGGCGCGGCGGTGCGGCCCAGACAGGCGCCCGCGCGGCTGTTGCGCGCGGTCGCCGACGCCGAGCGGCGCGACGACGCCACGATCGTCGACCTGGCCCCGCTGCGTCCGGGCGACGCCGGGCAACTGGTGGACTCGTGGGGGGTGCCGCCGCGCTGCCGGGAGGCGGTGCTCGCCGCCGGCGACGGCAACCCGCTCTATCTCACCGCGCTGGCCCTGGCCCACCGCGACGCCTCGTCGTCCGCCCTTCCGCCACCGGTGCCGACCTGTCGTGACGCGCTGCTCCACCTGGAGTTGCCGCGCCCGGCGCACGCCGCGCTGTCGGCGGACTTCGACGGCCTGTCCGCGCGGCAGAGCATGGTGGCGTCCGCCGCGGCGCTGGCCGGGGAGAGCTTCGACCCGGGCCTGGTCGCCGCCGTCTGTCGGCTGACGCCCGGCGAGGTGTACGCCGTCCTCGACGCGCTGGTCGACCGCGATCTCATCCGACCGGTGCCGGGCGGCTTCCGGTACCGCCACCCACTCCTGCGGATCGTGGCGTACGGCGCGGCGAGCCCGGTCTGGCGGCTCGACGCGCACCGTGCGGTCGAGGCCGCGCTGCGCGACCGCGGCGCGGCACCCTCGGTACGGGCGGGCCACGTCGAGCGCTATGCCGTCGCGGGCGAGCGGGCGGCGGTCGACACCCTCGTCGCGGCGGCGGTCGCGGCCGCCGAGACCGCGCCGGCCACCAGCGCCCACTGGCTGACGGTGGCGCTGCGCCTGCTGCCCGGCGACGAGGACAGCTCCGCCATCGAACAGCGGCTGCGGATCCTGCGGGCCCGGTCCCTCGCGGTCGCCGGCCGGCTACAGCTCAGCCGCGAGCAGCTGCACGACGTGCGCCGGTGTCTGTCGGCCGGGAGCGTCGAGCAGCGGATCGAGGTCGCCGCGCTCTCCGCCCTGGTTGACCGGCTGCTCGGCCGGCACGTCGAGGCCCGGGCACGACTGCTGCGGGAGATCGAGGCCCTGCCCGACCGGCGTACCGGTCCCGCGGTGCGGCTCCGCCTGGAGCTCGCCGCGACCTGGCTCTGCGATCGGGTGCCGGCGGAGGCGCCGGCCTGGGCCGACGAGACCCGGGAACTCGCCGCCGCGTCGGGCGACCCCGCCCTGCTGGCGGCGGCACTGGCCGTCAACGTCGCCACCCGGGTGGCCGCCGGGACGTTCACCGACCAGACGTCCGCCCTCGCCGACGACGCCGCGGCGCACGTCGACGCGCTCCCCGACGGCGACCTGCGGTCGAATCTGGAGATCGTCTGGTTCATGAGCTGGGCGGAGATCGGCCTCGAACGGTTCGGGGCCGCCCAGCGGCACCTGGCCCGGGGCCTGCAACTGGCCCGGGTCGGCGGTCAGCACCACCTGACCACCCACCTGCTGCACGGGCAGGCCACGGTGCACGCGCTGCTGGGGCGCCTCGACGCGGCAGCCGCATGCGCGCGGGAGGCGTTGTCGGCGGCGGCGGGCACCGACAGCGAGGTCCTGCGGACGCTCGCCCTGACCCAGACCGCGTGGACCGCCATCTGGCAGGGGCGGCTGCCGGAGGCGGTCGCCGACGCCACGGAGGCCGTCCGGTGCGCCCGACCGGAGACGGGCTGGTACGGCAGGTCCGCGCAGGCCACCCTCGCCTGTGCCCGGCTGCACGCGGGCGAGCCGGCGGACTGTGCGGACCTGCTCGGGGCGGGGCCGGCCCACGACACGGGCGGGCTGGTCGTCGCCCGCAGCTTCTGGTACTACCTGCTGGCGGTCGCGAACGCCGAGCGCGGCGAGACCGCCACCGCCCGCGGCTGGGCGGAGCGCGCGGAGCACGCGGCACCGCCGTCGCTGGCGCTGCCGAGGGCGTTCGCCCACCTCGCCCACGCCAGCGCCCTCGCCGGGGACCCGGCCGCCGCGGCGGTCGCCGCGCAGCGGGCGGCGGCCCTCTTCGAGCCCGCGGGAACCAGGCTGTACGCCGGGCGGGCGCACCTGTCCGCCGCCGTCGCCTTCGGCTCGGCGGGCCGGCTCGGACCGGCCCGTGCGGCCTTCGCCAGGGCGCGGGCCCACTTCGAACAGTGCGGCGCCGAGCGGTACCTGGCCGAGGCCGTGCGCGAGGAGCGACGCATGAACTCGCGCCGCCCTCGGCAACGCGCCCGCGTCGCGGCCGAGGACGGCGTCGGGCGCCCGGAGCGGCCCGCGTTGACCGACCGCGAACTCGAGGTCGCGCGGATGGTGACCACCGGGCTGACCAACGACCAGATAGCCCGCCGCCTGTTCCTCAGCCCCCGGACCATCGAGGCGCACCTGCACCGCATCTTCGCCAAGCTGGGCGTCAACAGCCGTACGGCGGTGGCGGCGATCCTGGCCGCCGGAATTCCGCCCGCCCCGCTCCAGGGCATCGGCATCGGGCAGGGCAAGCGCAACGCCATGGGGCAACTGGCCTAG
- a CDS encoding NAD(P)H-binding protein → MTIATTAPSGNVGRHVVRDLVRAGIRPRVLGHRPESLSPALRDHVDLRVVDLADEAAVEESIRGVEALFVTVPAVMSEDPLADYARFGASIAAAVTRSGVARVVLQSSVGAELRHGAGEIDGLARVEELLDGTGAAVLHLRCGFFFSNLLPQIDQLRAGEVPVVLPTDQPMAWVAPTDIARVATSWLLRADWSGRHVQGVHGPEDLSWDEALAVVGRATGHSVRARRVTDEEMRAMLAGAGMSAKQVEAVLGMSTGLRDGFVPEQIRDVTTTTPTTLAAWSYAVLRPLLTPSEG, encoded by the coding sequence ATGACCATCGCCACCACCGCACCGTCCGGCAACGTCGGCCGCCACGTCGTGCGCGACCTCGTCCGCGCCGGCATCAGGCCCCGGGTGCTCGGACACCGCCCGGAGAGTCTCTCCCCGGCCCTGCGTGACCACGTCGACCTGCGGGTCGTCGACCTCGCCGACGAGGCCGCCGTCGAGGAGTCGATCCGGGGAGTCGAGGCGCTCTTCGTCACCGTCCCGGCGGTCATGTCCGAGGATCCCCTGGCCGACTACGCACGCTTCGGCGCGTCGATCGCTGCCGCCGTGACCCGCTCGGGTGTCGCCCGGGTCGTGCTGCAGAGCAGCGTGGGCGCGGAGCTGCGGCACGGCGCCGGCGAGATCGACGGCCTGGCCCGGGTCGAGGAGCTGCTCGACGGCACCGGCGCGGCGGTGCTGCACCTGCGCTGCGGGTTCTTCTTCTCCAACCTGCTGCCGCAGATCGACCAGCTGCGCGCCGGCGAGGTGCCGGTCGTGCTCCCCACCGACCAGCCGATGGCGTGGGTGGCCCCCACCGACATCGCCCGGGTCGCCACCTCGTGGCTGCTGCGCGCCGACTGGTCCGGCCGCCACGTCCAGGGCGTGCACGGCCCGGAGGACCTCAGCTGGGACGAGGCTCTCGCCGTCGTCGGCCGGGCGACCGGGCACTCCGTGCGAGCCCGGCGGGTGACCGACGAGGAGATGCGGGCGATGCTCGCCGGCGCCGGGATGAGCGCGAAACAGGTCGAGGCTGTGCTCGGGATGTCGACCGGGCTGCGCGACGGCTTCGTGCCCGAGCAGATCCGCGATGTCACCACCACCACGCCGACGACCCTGGCCGCCTGGTCGTACGCCGTCCTCCGCCCGCTCCTCACGCCTTCGGAGGGCTGA
- a CDS encoding AraC family transcriptional regulator — protein MSETRHVAIAPTRAQPLPAGARITPHRHDDHQIVYAGRGVLTIDTDAGSWVAPTNRAIWIPAGTVHAHRAHGRSELHLVGLPARDNPLALDRPAVLGVGPLLRELILAYTRDPQDASPERERLRAVLLDQLSVSPRRPFHLPHPTDARLVALCAILRADPADGRTLAALGREVGASDRTLTRLFASDLGMSFPQWRTQLRLHHALLLLADDVPVTAVARRCGWASASAFIDVFRRAFGHTPGTHLR, from the coding sequence ATGTCTGAGACCCGCCACGTCGCGATCGCCCCGACCCGGGCCCAGCCGTTGCCCGCGGGGGCTCGCATCACCCCTCACCGGCACGACGACCACCAGATCGTCTACGCCGGCCGGGGCGTGCTCACGATCGACACGGACGCGGGATCGTGGGTGGCACCCACGAACCGGGCGATCTGGATCCCCGCCGGGACCGTCCACGCCCATCGGGCCCACGGCCGGTCCGAGCTGCACCTGGTCGGTCTGCCCGCGCGGGACAACCCGCTGGCGCTCGACCGGCCCGCCGTGCTCGGTGTGGGGCCGCTGCTGCGCGAGCTGATCCTGGCCTACACCCGCGATCCACAGGACGCCAGCCCGGAGCGTGAACGGCTACGCGCGGTCCTGCTCGATCAGCTCAGCGTGTCGCCCCGACGACCCTTCCACCTGCCGCACCCCACCGACGCCCGGCTCGTCGCGCTCTGCGCGATCCTGCGCGCCGACCCGGCGGACGGGCGCACGCTCGCCGCACTGGGGCGGGAGGTCGGCGCGAGCGACCGCACGCTGACCCGGCTGTTCGCCTCCGATCTCGGCATGAGCTTTCCGCAGTGGCGCACCCAGCTGCGACTGCACCACGCGCTGCTGCTGCTCGCCGACGACGTCCCGGTCACCGCCGTGGCCCGGCGCTGCGGGTGGGCGTCCGCGAGCGCCTTCATCGACGTCTTCCGGCGGGCCTTCGGGCACACGCCCGGGACACATCTACGCTGA
- a CDS encoding YciI family protein, with product MAKYLLLKHYRGAPAPVNDVPMDQWTPEEISAHMRYMHDFAARLEGTGEFVDGQALAPEGTFVRYDGEGRPPVTDGPFAETKDLIAGWMVIDVDSYERAVELAGELSAAPGAGGKPIHEWLELRPFLTAPPTITE from the coding sequence ATGGCCAAGTACCTGCTGCTCAAGCACTACCGCGGAGCCCCGGCTCCGGTCAACGACGTGCCCATGGACCAGTGGACGCCGGAGGAGATCTCCGCGCACATGCGCTACATGCACGACTTCGCGGCCCGGCTCGAGGGCACCGGCGAGTTCGTGGACGGTCAGGCGCTCGCCCCCGAGGGGACGTTCGTCCGCTACGACGGAGAGGGGCGCCCGCCGGTCACCGACGGCCCGTTCGCCGAGACCAAGGACCTCATCGCCGGCTGGATGGTGATCGACGTGGACAGCTACGAGCGCGCCGTCGAGCTGGCCGGCGAGCTGTCCGCGGCGCCGGGGGCGGGTGGAAAGCCGATCCACGAGTGGCTCGAGCTGCGCCCCTTCCTGACCGCGCCGCCCACCATCACGGAGTGA
- a CDS encoding helix-turn-helix transcriptional regulator translates to MDHDVAARALLLLTLLQTRSTWSAAELAERTGVSPRTLRRDLRRLAELGYEVVGRPGPGGHYRLAVGARVPPMVFDDDEVVALVVGLRMAEQGPAAEAAARALVKLRRVLPRRLAALATDVAAHSETVVLDEAPPEDALLGPLTAAAAADLGVRFTYTDRHGTTSRRRVDSVRCLFVRGRWNVLAYDHDRADWRVFRLDRMSDVTADGPTARRDPPADDLATWLRTDFGRSATGRG, encoded by the coding sequence ATGGATCACGACGTCGCCGCCCGCGCCCTGCTCCTGCTGACCCTGCTGCAGACCCGGTCCACCTGGTCGGCTGCCGAACTCGCCGAGCGCACCGGCGTCAGCCCACGCACGCTGCGCCGCGACCTGCGGCGACTTGCCGAACTCGGTTACGAGGTGGTGGGCAGGCCGGGGCCCGGGGGCCATTACCGGCTCGCGGTGGGCGCCCGGGTGCCGCCGATGGTGTTCGACGACGACGAGGTGGTCGCCCTGGTCGTCGGGCTCCGGATGGCCGAGCAGGGGCCGGCGGCCGAGGCCGCCGCGCGGGCCCTGGTCAAGTTGCGCCGGGTCCTGCCCCGGCGGCTGGCGGCCCTCGCCACCGACGTCGCCGCCCACAGCGAGACGGTCGTACTCGACGAGGCGCCGCCGGAGGACGCCCTCCTCGGACCGCTGACGGCCGCGGCCGCCGCCGACCTCGGGGTCCGCTTCACCTACACCGACCGGCACGGAACCACCTCCCGGCGGCGGGTCGACTCCGTGCGCTGCCTGTTCGTACGCGGCCGGTGGAACGTGCTGGCCTACGACCACGACCGCGCCGACTGGCGGGTCTTCCGTCTCGACCGGATGAGCGACGTGACCGCCGACGGGCCGACGGCGCGGCGCGATCCCCCCGCCGACGACCTCGCCACCTGGCTGCGCACCGACTTCGGCAGGTCAGCGACCGGTCGCGGCTGA